Within Cnuibacter physcomitrellae, the genomic segment CGGCATGCTCGGATGCGTGAGGCCGTCCCAGCCCAGCCAGACGTGCACGCCGAGGAACACCGCCCAGAGCAGGATGGGGTTCGCGCCGAGTCGACGGATCACGGAGAGCACGACGAACATCCTAGGGGGCGGCCGATCGAGCACCCTGCACCGCCGGGCGCCGGAGCCAGGCGGGACCGCGCCTTCCCTGCCGATGCTCCGTCCGCTCCCAGCCCTCGCTCACGTGGGCTTGGTTGACTTCCCCCGGACCGATCCGAGAGAAGTGCTGTTGAGAAACACGACCAGAATGACCGTCGTCGCGCTGACGGGCGTGTTCGCCGTCGGCGTCGTCGTGGTCGTCGCGGCCCCCATCCTCTCCAGCTCGCTCGCGTCGAGCTCGCCCGCGTCCGTCCAGGGCGTGGTCCCCACGGTGGTCGGCACCGACCAGAGCGACGACGACGTGGCCCCCGTCGCCGCGGATGCGCCGGTGTGGACCCTGGGAAGCGGCTCCAGCGTGCGGTTCCGGGTCGTCGACAGCGACGACGACGATGTCATCTCGAGCGCCGCCACCGACATCGCCGGGTCCCTCACCCTGGCCGACGGGGTGCTCTCGCAGGCGGAGTTCGTCGTCGACCTGGCCTCGACCCCGATCGAGTCCGCGCGCGCCGACGACGGGCTGATGAGCGCGCTGGCCGCCGCGGCCTCCGGCAATCCGATGGCCACGTTCGTGCTCACCGCGCCCGCCAGCGTCGGTGCCGGCGACGGGACCTACACGACCCCGCTCGTCGGCACCCTCACCGTGTCGGGCAAGGCGATCCCGGTCTCCGCGGTCGCGGAGGTCACGATCGACGGCTCGAGCGGCAGCCTGGTCGCGTCGATCCCGATGGAGCTGTCGGACTACGGCGTCCCGGCCGCCAACGGCGCCTCGGCGTACTTCGACATGACCCTCACCCTGGCCGACGCGAACTGAGCTCCGCGACCACGGCGGGCAGCGCCTCGGCGATGTCGAGCGCCACGATCGGGCCGCCGCCGGAGGCGCGCGCCGCGGCGCGGGCGTGCAGGAGCGCTCCGGTCGCCGCCAGCGGGACGAGGGAGCCGGGGTCGTCGGCGATGCGCTGGGCGTTCGTCGCCAGGAGCGCGCCGATGGCGCCCGCGAGCACGTCGCCGGCGCCCGCCGTCGCCGTCCACGAGGTCGTCGAGGTCACGGTCAGACGCTCGCCCTCGGCCGAGCAGATGTGGGTGACGAAGCCCTTGAGCAGCACCGTGCATCCGGTCAGGCGCGCGGCCGTCAGCGCCCACCGCCGCGGGTCGGCCGAGATCGTCGCGCGATCCACCGTCTCGCCGTGGGCCTCGATTAGGCGCTGCAGCTCTCCCGCGTGAGGGGTGAGGACGCAGGGCCCCCGGACGTCGTCGACGCGATCGAGCGCCCCCGCGTCGAGGACCAGCGTGAGCCCGCTCGCGACGGCCTCGCCGAGCCGTGCGGAGGCCTCCGCCGACCGTGAGCCCGGGTCGGTCCCGGAGCCGGCGAGCCAGGCCTGCACGCGCCCGTCGGACGTCACGACCTCCGGCCGGGCACGCAGCACGAAGTCGGTGGGTCGGTCCTCCGCCAGGTACCGCACCATCCCCACCCCGGTGCGCGTCGCGGCCTCGACCCCCAGGACCGCCGCGCCCGGGTACTGGGGCGACCCCGTCAGCATCCCGAGGACACCGCGCGAGTACTTGTCGTCGTCGGGCCCCGGAACGGCCACGCACCGTGCGGCGTCGAGCTCGGTCAGCTCCGTCCAGCCCTCGGCCGGGTCATCGTCGTGACGTGGCATCCTGCACCTCTCCCACCAGCTCCTCGATGATGTCCTCCAGGAACAGCACGCCCGTCGTCGCTCCCTCCTGCGTGAACGACCGCGACAGGTGGCTCCCCGTGCGGCGCATCGCCGCCAGGGCGTCCTCGAGGTCGGTGCCCTCGTAGACGCCGGGGATCCGACGGATCCGCTTGGCCGGGATCGGCAGGTCGAACTCGTCGTCGTCGAGGTCGATCACGTCCTTCAGGTGCACGTACCCGGCGGGCTCGCCCGACGCGTCGAGTACGACGTACCGGGAGAAGCCGTACTTCGCCACGGCGCGCTCGACGTCGGTCGGCGTGGCGGTGGGCGGCAGGCTCACCAGCTCCGACAGCGGCACGGCGACCTCCTTGACCTTCTTCGTCGTGAACTCGAAGGCGGCGGAGAGAGTGCCCGCGGTGTCGGAGAGCATGCCCTCTCTCGTCGACTGCTCGACGATCGTCTCCACCTCGTCGAGGGTGAACGCGCTCGCCGCCTCGCTCTTGGGCTCGACGCGGAACAGCCGCAGCGCCGCGTTCGCCGTGGCGTTCAGAGCCACCGTGATCGGCCGGACCACGCGGCCGATGGCCACGAGCGGGGTCGCGAGGAGCAGCACCGCCCGATCGGGCACCGTGAACGACAGGTTCTTCGGCACCATCTCGCCGAGCACGACGTGGAGGAAGGACACCAGCACAAGCGTGATGACGAACGCGATCGTGCCGATCACCTCCTCCGGCAGCCCGGTCAGGTGGAGCGGAACCTCCAGGAGGTGGTGGATCGCCGGCTCCGAGACGTTGAGGATGAGCAGCGAGCAGACCGTGATGCCGAGCTGGCACGTCGCGAGCATCAGCGTCGCGTGCTCCATCGCCCAGAGCGCGGTGCGCGCGCGAGCCGAGCCGGCCTCGGCGAGCGGCTCGATCTGCGAACGACGCGCCGAGATCACCGCGAACTCCGCGGCCACGAAGAACGCGTTGCCGGCCAGGAGCAGGACGAGCCAGAGGATCCCGAGCCAATCAGACATCGCGCACCTCCTCGGTCGAGGCCGGGGCGGCGCCCTCGGGATGGGCGGGCAGGAAGCGGATGCGGTCGATCCGCCTGCCGTCGAGGCGCTCGACCACGAGCGCGCCGTCGTCGATGCCGACCCGGTCACCGACCTCCGGCAGCCTGCCCAGGCGCGCCATCACGAACCCGCCCACGGTCTCGTAGGGCCCGTCGTCGGGGACGTGGATGCCCGCCTGATCGGCGAGCTCGTCGGGGCGGAGGATCCCGGGGAAGGTCGTGGCGCCGCGGCTCGTGACGATCGCGGCGAACCGGCGGTCGTGCTCGTCGACGAGCTCGCCCACCAGCTCCTCGACCACGTCCTCGAGGGTGACCACGCCGGCCGTGCCGCCGTACTCGTCGACGACCACGGCCATCTGGTACCCGCGGCCGCGCACCTCGCCGAGGAGGGAGTCGAGCATCATCGTCTCCGGCACCCGCACGATGTCGGTGGCGATCGCCGAGACGGGGACGTCGCGGCGACGGTCACGCGGGATGGCGACCGCCTGCTTGACGTGGACGACTCCCACGATGTCGTCGATGTTGTCGTCGATCACGGGGAACCGGCTGTGCCCGGTGGCCGCCGCGAGGTCGAGCACCGCGACCGACGGGTCGGAGCGCCGGACGCTCACCACGGCGGGCCGGGCGGTCATCGCGTCGGCCGCCGTGTGGGAGGAGAACTGCAGCGTGCGGTCGAGGAGGGTGGCGGTGTCCTCCTCGAGGGTGCCCTGCATCGCCGAGCGCCTGACCAGCGAGGACAGCTCGTCGGCGGTGCGCGCTCCCGACAGCTCCTCCTTCGGCTCGATGCCCATGGCCCGCAGGAGCACGTTCGCGCTGTTGTTGAGCAGCGCCACGGCAGGGCGGAACACCATGGTGAACGCGAGTTGGAAGGGCACGACGATGCGTGCCGTGGGGAGCGGCAGGGCGAGGGCGAAGTTCTTCGGGACGAGCTCCCCCACGATCATCGACAGCAGCGTGGCGATGACGATGCCGATCACGGTGGCGAGCACCGGGACGACGACCTCGGGGATGCCGACCGCCGTCATCGGCCCGGTCAGCAGGGCGCTGATCGCCGGTTCCATCGTGAACCCGGTGAGGAGAGTGGTGAGGGTGATGCCCAGCTGAGCGCTGGACAGGTGCGTCGAGGTGTGACGGAGGGCGGTGATGGTCGGCGCGAGTCCGCGTTCGCCCCGCTCGGTGCGGGCCTCGAGCTCGGAGCGGTCGAGGTTGACGAGCGAGAACTCCGACGCGACGAAGAAGCCGGTGCCGACGGTGAGCAGCACTCCGACGCCGACCATGATCCACTCAAAGAGCACCGCGGCACCCTCCGGCGGGGACGGACAGGGTATGCGCAGAAGGAGGGTCGTCCATTGTCCGGCCCATCCTACCGGTGCGGGGGGCCCGTCACCAGGAGACGGGCAGCGCCTTGCCCTCCTCGTACCCGGCCGCGGACTGGATGCCGACCAGGGCGTGGGCGTGGAACTCGGCCGGCGTCGACGCGCCCGCATAGGTGAAGGAGCTGCGCACACCCGACGTGATCATGTCGAGGAGGTCGTCGAGCGACGGACGGAGCGGGTCGAGGTAGATGCGGCTGGAGGAGATCCCCTCCGCGAACAGGGTCTTGCGGGCGAGCTCGTACGCGTCGAGACGGCCGAACCGCTCCTGCACGGCCTTGGTCGAGGCCATCCCCCAGCTCTCCTTGTAGACGCGTCCCGCCTCGTCGGCGCTCAGCAGCCCCGGAGCCTCGATCGTGCCCGCGAACCAGGATCCGATCATCACCGAGGACGCGCCGGCGGCCAGCGCCAGGGCGACGTCGCGCGGATAGCGCACCCCGCCGTCGGCCCAGACGTGGGCGCCGAGCTCGCGCGCCGCGGCCGCCGTCTCGAGCACCGCGGAGAACTGAGGACGCCCGACCGCGGTCATCATCCGGGTGGTGCACATCGCGCCCGGCCCCACACCCACCTTGACGATGTCGGCGCCGGCGCGCACTAGATCGACCACCGCGGCGGCCGTGACCACGTTCCCCGCGGCGATCGGCACGCCGAGCTTCGCGTCGGACACCGCGCGGAGCGCGCGCAGCATCCCCTCCTGGTGGCCGTGAGCGGTGTCGAGCACGAGCACGTCGACGCCCGCGGCAACCAGGGCCCGCGCCTTGGCGACCACGTCGCCGTTGATCCCCACGGCCGCGGCGACCCGCAGCCTGCCGTCGGCGTCGACCGCCGGGCCGTAGATCGTCGCGCGCAGGGCGCTCGTCCGGCTCAGCGTGCCGATGACCGCGCCGTGCTGGAGCACCGGCACGAAATCGAGGTCCGCCGCCGCCATCGCGTCGAAGGCGGCACGCGGGGAGTCGACGTCCTCCGCGTCGAGGGCGGGGGAGGCACCGTGCACGAGATCACCCAGCCGTGCGTCGGCGGGAGCGCTCGCCAGACGCATCGCCGTCAGGCAGCCCACGTAGTCCCCGGCGGCGTCGTGGATCACGAGCCCCTGACCGGGGACCGGGGGCAGCAGCATCCTGGCGTTCTCGACCGTGTCGTCGGCGCGGAACTCGAAGGGCGTGTCGTAGACCACCGGCCGCGACTTCACCCAGCGGATGGCGGCGTCGAGGTCCTGGAGGGGCATGTCCTGCGGCAGGACGCCGAGTCCGCCGCGACGGGCGAGCGAGGCCGCCAGGCGCGGGCCGGTGACGGAGTTCATGTTGGCCGAGACGATGGGGATGGTCATCCCGGTGCCGTCCTCCGGAGCGAGCGACACGTCGAGACGGCTCGACACGCCCGACCTCGACGGGATGAGGAACACGTCGGAGTAGGTCAGGTCGTGCGTGGCCGTGGAACCGTAGAACTCCATGGGAACAACGGTAGTCCAGGCCGGCCTCGCGCCTGCGGCCCACTCGGGAGGTCTAGGCTTGGAGAGCACGTGTCACGGCGTGGAAGAGTGCAGCGCAGCAGACCCGGCACGTGCCATCGAAGAGGCGACGGAGAGTGGGCGAAACGGTTGTGGCAGGCCAGTTGACGAGTGTGGGCGCAGAAGAGGGAACGGCAGCCGAGTTCGGCGCCAACGAGTGGCTCGTCGAGGAGCTGTACGAGCAGTACCTGACCGACAAGCAGTCGGTCGACCAGTCGTGGTGGCCGGTGCTCGAGAGCTACCACGCCCACGTGGAGGCCAAGCGCGCCGCCGCGCCGGCCGACCAGGGCGGCGCTGACCCGGTCACGACGCCGCCCGTCCCGCAGACGGAGTCCGCCCAGGTCGCCGCCGCCGAGGCGCCGGCCGACCAGGCCCGCCCCGCCGCGACCCAGCCGGTCGCGAAGACCACGAGCATCGAGGCCAAGCCGCAGCCCATCCCGGCGGAGGCGCCCAGCACGCGACGGTCCGACCCCGACCAGACCGCTCGCGACGTCGCCGAGGACGCCGAGAAGGACGTCGTGAGCCCGCTGCGCGGCATGGCGAAGTCGCTGGCCACGAACATGGACGCGAGCCTCTCGGTCCCCACGGCCACGAGCGTGCGCTCGATCCCGGCCAAGCTGATGATCGACAACCGCATCGTCATCAACAACCACCTGCGCCGTGCGCGCGGCGGCAAGGTCTCGTTCACGCACCTCATCGGCTGGGCCCTGGTCCAGGCCCTGAAGGACTTCCCCAGCCAGAACGTCTACTACGACGAGGTCGACGGCAAGCCCTCCGTGGTGGCGCCCGCCCACATCGGGCTCGGCATCGCGATCGACGTGCCGAAGCCCGACGGATCGCGCGCGCTCCTCGTGCCCAGCGTCAAGCGGGCCGACACCATGGGGTTCAACGAGTTCCTCTCCGCCTACGAGGACCTCGTGAAGCGCGCCCGCGCGAACAAGCTCACCGCGGCAGACTTCCAGGGCGCGACGATCTCGCTCACCAACCCGGGCGGGATCGGCACCGTGCACTCGGTGCCCCGGCTCATGAAGGGCCAGGGCTGCATCATCGGCGCCGGCGCCCTCGAGTACCCGGCCGAGTTCCAGGGCGCGTCGCCGAAGACCCTCGCCGACCTCGGCATCGGCAAGGTCATCACCCTCACGAGCACCTACGACCACCGAGTCATCCAGGGCGCCGGATCGGGTGAGTTCCTGAAGAAGGTGCACGAGCTGCTCCTCGGGGAGCGCGGCTTCTACGACAGCATCTTCGCCGAGCTCCGCATCCCCTACGAGCCGATCCGCTGGGCCGCCGACATCAACGTCGACGAGGCCAGCGCGATCGACAAGACCGCTCGCGTGCAGGAGCTCATCAACGCGTTCCGGGTGCGCGGCCACCTGATGGCCGACATCGACCCGCTGGAGTACCGGCAGCGCTCGCACCCCGACCTCGACATCGCCACGCACGGCCTCACGTTCTGGGACCTCGACCGCGAGTTCGTCACGGGCGAGTTCGGCCTCACCCGGCAGGCCTACCTCCGCGACATCCTCGGCGTGCTCCGCGACTCGTACTGCCGCAAGATCGGCATCGAGTACATGCACATCCAGGACCCGGTGCAGCGCAAGTGGCTGCAGGACAAGGTCGAGCGGCCCTACGCGAAGCCCGGCCACGACGAGCAGATGCGGATCCTCGAGAAGCTCAACGAAGCCGAGGCCTTCGAGACCTTCCTGCAGACCAAGTACGTCGGGCAGAAGCGCTTCAGCCTGGAGGGCGGCGAGTCGGTCATCGCGGCGCTCGACGAGATCATCCAGGGCGCGGCCGACTCCGGCCTCGACGAGGTCGCGATCGGCATGGCCCACCGCGGCCGCCTCAACGTGCTCACGAACATCGCGGGCAAGACGTACGGGCAGATCTTCCGCGAGTTCGAGGGCACCCAGGACCCCCGCACCGTGCAGGGCTCCGGCGACGTGAAGTACCACCTCGGCACCGAGGGCACCTTCACCTCGATCGACGGCAAGGAGATCCCGGTCTACCTCGCCGCCAACCCGTCCCACCTCGAGGCGGTCGACGGAGTGCTCGAGGGCATCGTCCGCGCCAAGCAGGACCGCAAGCCGGTCGGCACCTTCACGACGCTGCCGATCCTCGTGCACGGCGACGCCGCGCTCGCCGGTCAGGGCATCGTCTACGAGACCCTGCAGATGTCGCAGCTGCGCGGCTACCGCACCGGCGGCACGATCCACCTCAACATCAACAACCAGGTCGGCTTCACCACTCCCCCGTCGGAGTCCCGGTCGTCCGTCTACTCGACCGACGTGGCGAAGTCGATCCAGGCGCCGATCTTCCACGTGAACGGGGACGACCCCGAGTCGGTGGTCCGCGTGGCCAAGCTCGCGTTCGAGTACCGCCAGCAGTTCCACCGCGACGTGTTCATCGACCTCATCTGCTACCGCCGACGCGGCCACAACGAGGGCGACGACCCGTCGATGACCCAGCCGCTGATGTACAACCTCATCGAGGCCAAGCGCAGCGTCCGCAAGCTCTACGCGGAGGCGCTCGTCGGTCGCGGCGACATCACCGAGGAGGAGTACGAGGCCGCTCAGCACGACTTCCAGGACCGTCTCGAGCGCGCCTTCGCCGAGACGCACGCCGCGCAGACCTCGTCGATCCCGGTGATCACGGGCGACACCAACGCGGTGGCCGACCTCGAGCGACCCGAGGCGCAGCGCGACGACGCCTCGTCGGGCGCGTTCGAGACCGGGGTGTCCGAGCAGACGGTGCAGCTGGTGGGCGACGCGTTCCAGAACCCGCCCGCGGGCTTCAGCGTGCATCCGAAGCTGCAGCAGCTGCTGCAGAAGCGCCACGACATGAGCCGCAACGGCGGGATCGACTGGGCGTTCGGCGAGCTCCTGGCGCTCGGCTCCCTGCTCGTCGAGGGCACTCCCGTGCGCCTGGCCGGCCAGGATGCGCGTCGCGGCACGTTCGTGCAGCGTCACGCGGTGCTGCACGACCGTGAGAACGGACAGGAGTGGCTGCCGCTGTCGAACCTCAGCGACAACCAGGCCAAGTTCTGGATCTACGACTCGCTCCTCTCCGAGTACGCCGCGATGGGCTTCGAGTACGGGTACTCGGTCGAGCGCCCGGACGCGCTGGTGCTGTGGGAGGCCCAGTTCGGCGACTTCGCCAACGGGGCGCAGACGGTGATCGACGAGTTCATCTCCTCGGCCGAGCAGAAGTGGGGACAGCGCTCCTCGCTCGTGCTCCTGCTGCCGCACGGCTACGAGGGGCAGGGGCCTGACCACTCGTCGGCCCGCATCGAGCGCTACCTCCAGCTGTGCGCCGAGAACAACATGGTGGTCGCACGCCCGTCGACTCCGGCGTCCTACTTCCACCTGCTGCGCCGACAGGCCTACGCCCGCCCGCGCAAGCCGCTCGTGGTGTTCACGCCGAAGGCAATGCTGCGACTCCGAGGGGCCACGAGCTCGGTCTCCGATCTCACCAGCGGCCGCTTCCAGCCGGTGATCGACGACGCCCGGATCACCGATCGCGAGGCCGTGAAGACGGTCCTGCTGCACTCGGGCAAGATCCACTACGACCTCGCCACGGAGCTGTCGAAGAACCCCGACGACACGGTCGCGCTGGTCCGCGTGGAGCAGTTCTACCCGCTGCCCCTCGAGGAGCTGCGCGCGGTGGCCGACTCGTACCCGAACGCGCAGCTGCGCTGGGTGCAGGACGAGCCCGAGAACCAGGGCGCCTGGCCGTTCATCCAGTCGTCCCTCACCCCGCACCTCGGCGGCCGTGCCCTCAGCGTGGTCTCCCGGCCGGCCTCCGCCTCGCCGGCGGCGGGTTCGGCGAAGCGTCACGCGGCCGAGCAGACGGAGCTGATCGCGCGCGCCCTGGCGTAGGACTGCAGACGTCGAAGGCCGGGCTCCCGCGGGGGCCCGGCCTTCGACGTGCCAGAGACCCCTCGACATGAGCTATCCTCGTCTTCATGAAGACGACGACTCGAGTCCTGCTCTCCACGCCGCTGCTCCTCCTCGGCCTGTCCACGCTGGTCGCGTGTTCCGGATCCTCCGCGCCGCCCGCCGTCGACTCGACGACCGGGGCCGAGATCGAGCAGCAGGACACGGACGTCTTCACCCTGGAGATCGGCGACTGCCTGAACGACGCGACGGCCGCGCACGAGGTCTCTGAGCTCCCCCTCGTGGACTGCGCCGAGGAGCACGACTCCGAGGTCTACTACGAGTTCGACCTCCCCGATGACGACACGTTCCCGGCCGCGACCATCGATGATGACGCCGCTGCGGGATGCGAGGAGCAGTTCGAGAGCTTCGTCGGCATCCCCTACGAGGAGTCCACGCTGACCTACGGGACCTATCAGCCCACCGCTCAGTCGTGGACCGGGGCTCATGACCGTGCTGTCAGCTGTGTCATCGCCGACCCGGCCGGGAAGGTCAAGGGCACCCTCAAGGGCGCCGCCCGCTGACCCCGTCGAAGGCGGTCAGCCGCGCGCGACGGGTCAGAGCGTGCGGAGCGTGGCGATGAGGGTGGAGCGCAGCGTCTCGGGCGCCTGCTCCTTGCAGGCCCGGCGCACGGTCTCGGTGAGCGTCACGCTCACGTGGAGCTCGGACGAGCATCCGTCGCACGTCTCGAGGTGGGCACGGATCTGCTCCACGTCGGTGCGGCACAGCTCATGCCGGAGGTACTCCTCGAGCTCCGCTCGAGCCTTGTCGCAGCCGCAGTCGTCCGCGGCGGTCACGTCACTCACTTCGCGCTCCTCTTCGCATCCGGGACCGTCAGCCCGCGCTCACGCGCATAGTCTGCGAGCAGACCGCGGAGCAGCCTCCTGCCACGGTGCAGGCGGCTCATCACGGTGCCGACGGGGGTCTTCATGATGTCGGCGATCTCCTGGTACGAGAAGCCCTCGACGTCGGCCAGGTACACGGCCAGCCGGAAGTCCTCGGGGATCGACTGCAGAGCCGCCTTCACGTCGCTGTCGGGGAGGTGGTCGATGGCCTCCGCCTCGGCCGACCGACCCGTCGTGGTCGTCGTCGCCGACTCGGCGGTGCCCAGCTGCCAGTCCTCGAGCTCGCTCGTCGAGCCCTGGTAGGGATCGCGCTGCTTCTTGCGGTAGGTGTTGATGTACGTGTTGGTGAGGATGCGGTACAGCCACGCCTTGAGGTTCGTGCCCTGTTCGAACTGGCCGAACGCGGCATACGCCTTGACGTAGGTCTCCTGCACCAGGTCCTGGGCGTCGGCGGGGTTGCGGGTCATGCGGAGGGCTGCGCCGTACAGCTGATCGAGGAAGGGGATCGCCTGCTCCTCGAAGAGCTCTCGCGGGTCGCGAGGGGATGCGTCGCTGCGCTCGGTCGCGTCGTCGACCGACTCAGATGGGGTGCTCATCGCCGCCCAGTCTACGGCCGGGGCCCGGTCCGCGATCTCGGACGGGCGCTCCAGCACCGCCGCCGCAGTGACACTCACGCGCGATCTCCTCTCGTCGGTTGACCGCCGACTACTCTGATAACCGATGTCCGTCTCCAGAAATTCCACGCCGCGCTTCGATCCGTACGGCGATTCCACGCCCGCCGCCGACGCGGCGAACTGGCCTGCGCCGAGTCCGCAGGGGCCGCTCGACGCGCGACTGCGACTCCCGGGGTCGAAGTCGATCACCAACCGGGAGCTGGTGCTCTCGGCACTCGCCGACGGGCCGTCCCTGCTTCGGGCGCCGCTCCACTCGCGCGACAGCGACCTCATGGTCGAGGCGCTCCGGTCGTTCGGCACGGTCGTGGATCGGGTCGCCGGCGACGGCCGCTTCGGACCAGACCTCGCGATCACGCCGGCCGAGGAGCTCGCCGGCTCGACGACGATCGACTGCGGCCTCGCCGGGACGGTCATGCGGTTCACCCCGCCGGTCGCAGCGCTGGCGCTCGGCCCCACGACGTTCGACGGCGACGAGGGCGCCCGGCGTCGCCCGATGTCCACCACGATCTCCTCGCTCCGCGCGCTGGGGGTCGACGTCGCCGACGACGGGCTCGGGGCGCTCCCGTTCACCGTCCACGGCAGCGGCCGGGTCGCCGGTGGCGACCTCGAGATCGACGCCTCGGCATCCAGCCAGTTCGTCTCCGGTCTGCTGCTGGCCGGTGCGCGGTTCGACGACGGGCTGCGGCTGACGCATTCCGGCGCGCGGCTCCCCAGCCAACCGCACATCGACATGACGGTCGCGGCGCTGCGCGCCCGCGGGGTCGACGTGTCCACCCCCGAGCCGGGCCGGTGGGTCGTCTCCCCCGGTCCGATCGCGGGCCGCACGGTCGACATCGAACCGGACCTGTCCAACGCGGCGCCGTTCCTCGCGGCGGCACTGGTCGCCGGAGGCACCGTCCGCATCGACGGCTGGCCGGAGAGCACGACCCAGGTCGGGGATGACCTCGCCGACCTCCTGCCGCTCTTCGGTGCAACGGTCGAGCGCGTCGACGGGGCCCTCGTGGTCCGGGGCAGCGGGACGATCACCGCGGTCACCGTCGACCTCAGCACCGGCGGCGAGCTGGCCCCGGCCCTGGTCGCTCTCGCGACGCTCGCCGACGGCCCGAGCGAGATCACCGGGATCGGCCACATCCGGCACCACGAGACCGACCGGCTCGCCGCGCTCGTCGCCGAGATCACCGCCCTCGGGGGCGGCGCCGAGGAGCTGCCGGACGGCATCCGGATCACCCCACGGCCGATGCACGGCGGCGTCTGGCACAGCTACGACGACCACCGGATGGCCACGGCCGGTGCGATCATCGGGCTCGCGATCCCCGACGTCGACATCGAGGACATCGGCACGACGGCGAAGACGCTCCCCGAGTTCCCCGAGCTGTGGCACGACCTGGTGAGGTCGACGCGGTGAGCTGGTGGGCGGACGACGAGGACGACGACGAGCCGGAGCTCGACGAGTCCGACGTCCGCATCCGCCCCAACCCCCGTGGCACGAGGCCGCGGTCGAAGACGCGGCCGAAGCACGAGGACGCGGTCGTCGGCCGGGTGATGACCGTGGATCGCGGGCGCTTCGGCGTGCTGGTCGACGAGGACACCGACTCGGAGCACGAGATCATCGCCTCCCGGGCCCGCGAGCTCGGGCGCACGCCCATCGTCACGGGAGACTTCGTCGACGTCGTGGGGGACGTCAGCGGCGAGCCGGGCTCCCTGGCTCGGGTCGTGCGGGTGCGGGAGCGCTCGACCGTGCTGCGTCGCAGTGCGGACGACACGGACGCGGTGGAGCGAGTCATCGTCGCCAATGCGGATCAGATGCTCATCGTCGTCGCCGCGACCAACCCCGAACCCCGTGCGCGACTCGTCGACCGCTACCTCGTGGCGGCGTTCGACGCGGGGATCGACCCCATCCTGTGCATCACCAAGACCGATCTCGCCGATCCCGCCGAGTTCCTCGCGGAGTTCGACGCGCTCGATCTCACGGTCGTCACCCTGTCGAAGGACGCGATCCCCCACGAGCGCCTCGACGGTCTGCTCGCCGGGCACACCACGGTGGCCGTGGGGCACTCGGGCGTCGGCAAGTCGACGCTCGTCAACGCCCTCGTCCCCGGCGCCGACCGAGCGATCGGACACGTGAACGCCGTCACCGGGAGGGGCCGGCACACGTCCTCGTCCACCCTCTGCCTGCGCTTCACCGCCGAAGACGGCAGGAAGGGCTGGATCGTCGACACCCCCGGCGTGCGCTCCTTCGGACTCGGGCACGTGGATCCGGAGAACATCATCCGATCGTTCGCGGTCTCGGCGGTCATCCCCCCTGGCGAGCCGCCGGACGGCATCCCGCTCAGCGACGCGCACGACTGGGAGATCATCGACCGCCTCGAGGCCGGTGAGCTCGGCGAGAGCGGACGGGCCCGGATCGAGTCGCTGCAGAAGCTGCTCGAGACGAGGACGGACCGACCCACCCCGTAGCCTGGAGGGGTGACCGACTCCCTCGTCTCCGACCTC encodes:
- a CDS encoding zf-HC2 domain-containing protein — its product is MSDVTAADDCGCDKARAELEEYLRHELCRTDVEQIRAHLETCDGCSSELHVSVTLTETVRRACKEQAPETLRSTLIATLRTL
- a CDS encoding multifunctional oxoglutarate decarboxylase/oxoglutarate dehydrogenase thiamine pyrophosphate-binding subunit/dihydrolipoyllysine-residue succinyltransferase subunit; amino-acid sequence: MAGQLTSVGAEEGTAAEFGANEWLVEELYEQYLTDKQSVDQSWWPVLESYHAHVEAKRAAAPADQGGADPVTTPPVPQTESAQVAAAEAPADQARPAATQPVAKTTSIEAKPQPIPAEAPSTRRSDPDQTARDVAEDAEKDVVSPLRGMAKSLATNMDASLSVPTATSVRSIPAKLMIDNRIVINNHLRRARGGKVSFTHLIGWALVQALKDFPSQNVYYDEVDGKPSVVAPAHIGLGIAIDVPKPDGSRALLVPSVKRADTMGFNEFLSAYEDLVKRARANKLTAADFQGATISLTNPGGIGTVHSVPRLMKGQGCIIGAGALEYPAEFQGASPKTLADLGIGKVITLTSTYDHRVIQGAGSGEFLKKVHELLLGERGFYDSIFAELRIPYEPIRWAADINVDEASAIDKTARVQELINAFRVRGHLMADIDPLEYRQRSHPDLDIATHGLTFWDLDREFVTGEFGLTRQAYLRDILGVLRDSYCRKIGIEYMHIQDPVQRKWLQDKVERPYAKPGHDEQMRILEKLNEAEAFETFLQTKYVGQKRFSLEGGESVIAALDEIIQGAADSGLDEVAIGMAHRGRLNVLTNIAGKTYGQIFREFEGTQDPRTVQGSGDVKYHLGTEGTFTSIDGKEIPVYLAANPSHLEAVDGVLEGIVRAKQDRKPVGTFTTLPILVHGDAALAGQGIVYETLQMSQLRGYRTGGTIHLNINNQVGFTTPPSESRSSVYSTDVAKSIQAPIFHVNGDDPESVVRVAKLAFEYRQQFHRDVFIDLICYRRRGHNEGDDPSMTQPLMYNLIEAKRSVRKLYAEALVGRGDITEEEYEAAQHDFQDRLERAFAETHAAQTSSIPVITGDTNAVADLERPEAQRDDASSGAFETGVSEQTVQLVGDAFQNPPAGFSVHPKLQQLLQKRHDMSRNGGIDWAFGELLALGSLLVEGTPVRLAGQDARRGTFVQRHAVLHDRENGQEWLPLSNLSDNQAKFWIYDSLLSEYAAMGFEYGYSVERPDALVLWEAQFGDFANGAQTVIDEFISSAEQKWGQRSSLVLLLPHGYEGQGPDHSSARIERYLQLCAENNMVVARPSTPASYFHLLRRQAYARPRKPLVVFTPKAMLRLRGATSSVSDLTSGRFQPVIDDARITDREAVKTVLLHSGKIHYDLATELSKNPDDTVALVRVEQFYPLPLEELRAVADSYPNAQLRWVQDEPENQGAWPFIQSSLTPHLGGRALSVVSRPASASPAAGSAKRHAAEQTELIARALA
- a CDS encoding sigma-70 family RNA polymerase sigma factor, with translation MSTPSESVDDATERSDASPRDPRELFEEQAIPFLDQLYGAALRMTRNPADAQDLVQETYVKAYAAFGQFEQGTNLKAWLYRILTNTYINTYRKKQRDPYQGSTSELEDWQLGTAESATTTTTGRSAEAEAIDHLPDSDVKAALQSIPEDFRLAVYLADVEGFSYQEIADIMKTPVGTVMSRLHRGRRLLRGLLADYARERGLTVPDAKRSAK
- a CDS encoding septum formation family protein; amino-acid sequence: MKTTTRVLLSTPLLLLGLSTLVACSGSSAPPAVDSTTGAEIEQQDTDVFTLEIGDCLNDATAAHEVSELPLVDCAEEHDSEVYYEFDLPDDDTFPAATIDDDAAAGCEEQFESFVGIPYEESTLTYGTYQPTAQSWTGAHDRAVSCVIADPAGKVKGTLKGAAR